One segment of Yersinia kristensenii DNA contains the following:
- a CDS encoding fimbrial protein translates to MTVVFRGIVTRLTPMAMMSIIKMTAIAGTATAVMTLLLSSSAWALNKTATVNVSVTIFAAPPCEINSNNTINVNFGDTVLTSNVDGVNYIQPVSYTLNCTAAAANALKISIKGNGATFDTSLLKTSNSALGIKLIRDGQPFALNTASNFTYPNIPVLQAVPIKQTNATLSTGYFSGTATLVVEYQ, encoded by the coding sequence ATGACTGTTGTTTTTAGGGGAATAGTTACCCGGCTGACTCCGATGGCCATGATGTCCATCATTAAGATGACAGCCATTGCAGGGACGGCAACCGCAGTGATGACATTATTGTTAAGTAGCTCTGCATGGGCGCTAAATAAGACTGCGACAGTCAATGTTTCGGTCACTATTTTCGCCGCACCGCCTTGTGAGATTAACAGCAACAACACGATTAACGTCAATTTCGGCGATACGGTTCTGACATCAAATGTTGATGGTGTCAACTACATACAGCCAGTGAGCTATACGTTGAACTGTACTGCGGCAGCAGCTAATGCGCTGAAAATAAGTATTAAGGGGAATGGTGCGACTTTTGATACCAGTCTCTTGAAAACAAGCAATTCAGCTTTGGGGATAAAATTGATACGTGATGGGCAGCCGTTTGCACTGAATACTGCATCCAACTTTACCTATCCGAATATTCCTGTATTGCAGGCGGTACCGATCAAACAAACAAATGCAACGTTGAGCACGGGATACTTTTCCGGCACAGCAACCCTGGTTGTGGAGTATCAATAA
- a CDS encoding efflux transporter outer membrane subunit, translated as MKRLINAMLFKSLVLMISLALAGCGALLKSDYQRPMVSIPDEWRIKDSGGSYLHHSVHWWENFDDPQLSESISRMLVSNNDLATAGLKLQQARLTAGLTNTNMTPNVTLTGAGSNTRSLNENTEPRESYSTSFGLSYELDLWGKLARAREQSAWLVNATEQDRQVTALLLIGTTADLYWQIAKFNQQLDYQQTALAISQDTLKIVRSRLAAGDASEIELLQAQQALLDRQNQYQNLEQQREVARNAMALLFNRAPNYRQAERKSLDLQQQVPIAASLPLEVIAQRPDVQAAEWRLRAALAGSDVAKLNFYPTLSLGATLDAGSSVFSQWFSNPSRTLSVNSALPFLQWNTVQLTIDQSKVDVKLAAVDFRTKVYSALKDVDDAMIGRLSYQQQKQNQWQNLQLSQRRLSLTNSQYQAGAVSFQTLLDAQDALLTSETSLLELQYNYLNATMKLWLALGGGVDNSRDSKGIKS; from the coding sequence ATGAAAAGATTGATTAACGCCATGTTATTTAAAAGCTTAGTGCTAATGATCAGCTTGGCACTCGCGGGCTGTGGCGCATTACTGAAAAGCGACTATCAGCGCCCGATGGTGTCCATTCCCGACGAATGGCGGATTAAAGACAGTGGCGGCAGCTACCTGCATCACAGTGTGCACTGGTGGGAGAATTTCGACGATCCACAATTATCAGAAAGCATCAGCCGCATGTTGGTCAGTAATAATGACCTGGCAACAGCGGGCTTGAAGTTACAGCAAGCGCGTTTGACGGCCGGGCTGACCAATACCAATATGACCCCGAATGTCACTTTGACCGGCGCGGGCAGCAATACCCGATCTCTGAATGAGAATACTGAGCCGCGCGAAAGTTATAGCACCTCGTTTGGCTTGAGTTACGAGCTGGATTTATGGGGTAAATTGGCCCGCGCCCGTGAGCAATCCGCCTGGTTGGTCAATGCGACTGAACAGGATCGACAGGTCACCGCCCTGTTATTGATTGGAACCACCGCCGATCTCTATTGGCAGATTGCGAAATTTAATCAGCAGTTAGATTACCAACAGACGGCACTGGCTATCTCGCAAGACACCCTCAAGATTGTGCGCTCGCGCTTGGCGGCGGGGGATGCCAGTGAAATCGAGTTGTTGCAGGCGCAACAAGCTTTGCTGGATAGGCAAAATCAGTATCAAAATCTCGAACAGCAGCGCGAAGTTGCGCGTAACGCCATGGCTTTGCTGTTTAACCGCGCCCCTAATTATCGTCAAGCGGAGCGTAAGTCATTGGATTTACAGCAACAGGTGCCGATTGCCGCCAGTTTACCGCTAGAAGTTATTGCCCAGCGTCCGGATGTACAGGCGGCCGAGTGGCGCTTGCGCGCCGCCTTAGCCGGGTCTGATGTGGCAAAACTGAATTTCTACCCGACACTTTCGCTGGGCGCCACATTGGATGCCGGTAGCTCGGTATTTTCACAATGGTTTAGCAATCCGAGCCGGACACTCAGTGTCAACAGCGCGCTGCCTTTCTTGCAGTGGAACACGGTGCAGCTCACCATCGACCAGTCAAAGGTGGACGTGAAATTAGCCGCGGTCGATTTCCGCACTAAAGTCTACAGCGCACTGAAAGATGTTGATGACGCAATGATAGGGCGGCTGAGTTATCAGCAGCAAAAACAGAATCAGTGGCAGAACCTGCAACTTAGCCAGCGTCGGCTCAGCCTGACGAACAGCCAATATCAAGCAGGTGCCGTTTCATTTCAGACCTTACTGGATGCGCAGGATGCCCTGCTGACCAGTGAAACCAGTTTGCTCGAACTTCAATATAACTATTTGAATGCCACCATGAAATTGTGGTTAGCATTAGGTGGCGGTGTTGATAACAGCAGGGACAGTAAAGGAATTAAATCATGA
- a CDS encoding fimbrial protein yields MTNLNLLMRRGRTILSILILNIFWAIPASAADNMRFHGALVAEPCTIRPGDEAISLNFGTVVDKYLYSNQRTLGKQFQIHLVDCDISLGTTANIKFTGNDNLKLPGLLSVDGNDVGIGIGLETLAGKALPLNTSSDDIALDTGNNIITLKAYVQGEPDAIAQRTIKRGEFSAVATFNLQYY; encoded by the coding sequence ATGACTAATTTAAATCTGCTGATGCGCCGTGGGCGAACTATTTTAAGTATTTTGATTCTGAATATTTTTTGGGCTATACCCGCATCGGCTGCTGATAATATGCGTTTTCATGGTGCACTAGTTGCCGAGCCTTGCACGATTCGCCCTGGTGATGAAGCTATTAGTTTGAATTTCGGTACAGTAGTTGACAAATATCTATATTCGAATCAACGCACCTTAGGTAAGCAATTTCAAATACATCTGGTTGATTGCGACATTAGCCTCGGTACCACGGCCAATATTAAGTTTACAGGTAATGATAACCTTAAATTACCCGGATTATTGTCCGTCGATGGTAATGATGTCGGCATAGGTATCGGCCTTGAAACATTGGCTGGGAAAGCTTTGCCCCTGAATACGTCGAGTGATGATATTGCACTTGATACAGGTAATAACATTATTACCTTGAAAGCTTATGTCCAGGGTGAGCCAGATGCAATAGCTCAACGCACGATTAAACGCGGTGAGTTCAGTGCAGTCGCAACATTTAATCTGCAATATTATTAA
- a CDS encoding peptidase domain-containing ABC transporter translates to MEKIIPTLVFQSETNECGLACIAMLAQTQGINAPLESLRERYPASAHGTSLATLCTILSELAIPAYPVVFEHQELSALPLPAILHYGANHYVLLAYRKGNYVCVMNPAIGQQLLPMDALKAEISGYALVLDPETPADPEAAKKIEHSKRLSALDCMSLKETASVRGIYWLMTLAFLISLTLFIMPTMVSSAINDVFSSAGDKDFPYFYFLLAFVVSTSLAFCVRYITERYIKHFVVLNSVAGFSRLLSHSLNFFDKRAPGDIFSRFSNWQMAATQKIELDNGLRTDWIIGAIALAVMCYMSPLLAMVSAIGVMLMGLISIWAIYRDRYYTQQLQVKSAEQSDFILETIQGFSTIKSAGLSSQRQGVFAGLALSLFTALQKKKIYDQVKNSLYQLIGSLEMVFFMLLALPLLKQGTLSLGEFFAYSFVREIFTSYITKIFYAILQKNQLHVIDIRARDLFPAGQSTPSEKSSAIPAAPPTFAHKLVYQNIRFAYDASQPVLRDLSLSLTRGQSVAIIGESGAGKSTLLKVMAGLMPPQEGQVLVDGEVVDFQQAHALFFLQSQEDILFNASVLQNITLFDGNLDTDKLQRIERSLQGLQLTSVINKLPGGLSALVRESHAALSLGQRQRLLLARAMYSDCPVLVLDEPTANLDEDTAQQVMQALLAHCREYQKTLITVTHSESVLPLFDKVVRLDDGQLAHFTQPATSSRLTPAAVN, encoded by the coding sequence ATGGAAAAGATAATCCCAACGTTAGTTTTTCAAAGCGAAACCAATGAGTGTGGTTTGGCCTGTATTGCGATGCTGGCACAGACGCAAGGCATCAACGCACCGCTGGAAAGCTTACGGGAACGCTATCCTGCCTCTGCGCACGGCACGTCACTGGCCACGCTGTGTACTATTTTGTCGGAATTGGCAATACCGGCTTATCCGGTGGTGTTTGAGCATCAGGAGTTGTCGGCTTTACCGCTGCCAGCCATTTTGCACTATGGCGCAAACCATTATGTCTTGCTTGCCTACCGTAAAGGCAATTATGTCTGTGTCATGAACCCGGCTATTGGGCAGCAGTTATTGCCGATGGATGCATTAAAAGCAGAAATTAGCGGCTACGCATTGGTGCTTGATCCAGAAACACCCGCGGATCCTGAAGCGGCGAAGAAGATCGAACACAGCAAGCGGCTCAGTGCGCTTGATTGCATGAGTTTGAAAGAAACCGCCAGTGTTCGGGGTATTTACTGGCTGATGACGCTGGCATTTTTGATCTCCCTGACACTGTTTATTATGCCGACCATGGTCAGCAGCGCTATTAATGACGTGTTTTCTTCTGCGGGCGATAAAGATTTCCCTTATTTCTATTTCCTCCTGGCTTTTGTGGTGTCCACTTCACTCGCTTTTTGCGTGCGATACATCACCGAGCGTTATATCAAACACTTTGTGGTGCTTAACAGTGTCGCCGGTTTCTCCCGCTTACTGAGTCACTCGCTTAACTTCTTTGATAAGCGAGCACCGGGTGACATTTTCAGCCGGTTCTCGAACTGGCAGATGGCCGCCACCCAAAAAATCGAGCTGGATAACGGCCTGCGTACCGACTGGATAATCGGTGCCATCGCGCTGGCGGTGATGTGCTATATGAGCCCATTGTTGGCGATGGTTTCTGCTATTGGCGTTATGTTGATGGGGCTTATCAGTATTTGGGCTATCTATCGTGACCGCTATTACACCCAGCAGTTGCAGGTAAAAAGTGCCGAGCAAAGTGATTTCATTTTGGAAACCATTCAAGGTTTTTCCACCATCAAATCTGCCGGTTTATCCAGCCAACGCCAAGGGGTGTTTGCGGGCTTGGCGCTGTCATTGTTCACGGCATTACAGAAGAAGAAAATCTACGATCAGGTGAAAAATAGCCTGTATCAGCTGATTGGCAGTCTGGAAATGGTGTTCTTTATGCTGTTGGCTTTGCCATTGTTGAAGCAGGGGACTCTGAGCTTGGGCGAATTCTTTGCCTACAGTTTCGTGCGCGAGATTTTCACCTCGTACATCACCAAGATTTTCTATGCCATTTTGCAAAAGAACCAGTTGCACGTCATTGATATCCGCGCGCGTGACTTGTTCCCTGCCGGGCAGTCAACGCCGTCGGAGAAGAGTTCAGCCATTCCAGCAGCGCCGCCTACATTTGCGCATAAGCTGGTTTATCAGAACATTCGTTTTGCCTACGACGCCAGCCAGCCGGTATTGCGCGATTTGTCGTTGTCACTGACGCGCGGGCAAAGTGTGGCCATCATCGGTGAGTCCGGTGCCGGGAAAAGCACCTTGCTGAAAGTGATGGCGGGGTTGATGCCGCCACAAGAAGGGCAGGTTTTGGTCGATGGTGAAGTGGTCGATTTCCAACAGGCCCATGCGTTGTTTTTCCTGCAAAGTCAGGAAGACATTCTGTTTAATGCCTCGGTATTACAAAACATCACTTTGTTTGATGGGAATCTGGACACCGATAAACTTCAACGTATCGAACGTTCATTGCAAGGGCTGCAATTAACTTCAGTTATCAATAAGTTGCCCGGCGGCCTCAGTGCGCTGGTGCGCGAAAGTCACGCGGCACTCTCTTTAGGGCAACGTCAACGGTTGTTACTGGCTCGTGCCATGTACAGTGATTGCCCGGTATTAGTGCTGGATGAGCCTACCGCCAATCTGGACGAAGATACTGCCCAGCAGGTGATGCAGGCATTGTTGGCCCATTGTCGTGAATATCAGAAAACATTGATAACCGTGACCCACAGTGAAAGTGTCTTGCCGCTGTTTGATAAGGTTGTCCGCTTGGATGACGGCCAGTTGGCGCATTTTACTCAGCCAGCGACATCAAGTCGCCTGACACCTGCGGCGGTTAACTGA
- a CDS encoding DsbA family protein, giving the protein MSTEKNMFRSKGFFIGYTLLVILISSLITTAYFHYFVLNQDEQETLFAVSSSEVENSPIKDDKTIIEIFSYGCHYCAINEENVTQLENRMPEGTRFVRLHISSDKTTGLGRFAPIFATLSVMGIEPQHRQSAYKAVLEDNIDLSDNSQLETWLKANGIDVAKYQQVSQSAEVKELLAYMTAVTAHYKVDATPSFIVGKKWLALQDRQFPAFSDHLLSLLEHDKALEK; this is encoded by the coding sequence ATGTCTACTGAAAAAAATATGTTTAGGAGTAAGGGATTTTTTATAGGCTATACACTGTTAGTTATCCTTATTTCTTCATTGATAACAACGGCCTATTTCCACTATTTCGTTCTTAATCAGGATGAACAGGAAACCCTATTCGCTGTCAGCAGCAGTGAAGTTGAAAACAGCCCAATCAAAGACGATAAAACGATTATCGAGATCTTCTCTTATGGCTGCCATTACTGCGCCATCAATGAAGAGAATGTGACCCAATTAGAAAACCGCATGCCAGAAGGGACGCGTTTTGTTCGCCTGCATATCAGCAGTGATAAGACCACCGGCTTGGGGCGTTTTGCACCTATTTTCGCGACTTTATCCGTCATGGGTATTGAACCGCAGCATCGCCAAAGCGCTTACAAAGCGGTGCTCGAAGACAACATCGACCTGAGTGATAACAGCCAACTCGAAACCTGGCTAAAAGCCAATGGCATTGATGTTGCCAAATATCAGCAAGTGAGCCAGTCAGCTGAAGTGAAAGAGTTGCTAGCCTATATGACGGCGGTGACCGCGCATTACAAAGTTGACGCCACTCCGAGCTTTATTGTCGGTAAAAAATGGCTAGCGCTACAGGATCGTCAATTCCCAGCGTTCTCAGATCATCTCTTGTCATTACTCGAGCACGATAAGGCGCTGGAGAAATAA
- a CDS encoding fimbrial protein — translation MKMNSFISRCSVAVVLALGSSWAYADNMLFSGTLINPPPCVINNTGTITVDFGNEVMTSRVDGAQYIQPVTYTLSCTGAISNALKMTIKGNGAGFDGNVLKTNNSDLGIKLVRNDQALALNTAFTFSYPTIPVLKAVPVKKVGSTLNAGAFYGTATMVVEYQ, via the coding sequence ATGAAAATGAATTCATTTATTTCGCGCTGTTCCGTTGCAGTGGTTCTGGCTCTTGGTAGTTCGTGGGCTTATGCGGACAACATGCTGTTCTCGGGGACATTAATTAACCCGCCGCCTTGCGTGATTAACAATACTGGCACCATCACTGTTGATTTTGGCAACGAGGTCATGACTTCGCGTGTTGATGGGGCTCAGTATATACAGCCGGTGACTTATACGTTGAGCTGCACTGGGGCCATATCCAATGCGCTGAAAATGACTATCAAAGGTAATGGTGCCGGTTTTGATGGCAATGTCTTAAAAACGAATAATTCAGATCTCGGGATTAAACTGGTACGCAATGATCAAGCATTAGCACTGAATACTGCGTTCACCTTTTCTTATCCGACGATTCCTGTATTGAAGGCTGTACCGGTCAAAAAAGTAGGTTCGACGTTGAATGCGGGAGCTTTTTACGGCACAGCGACGATGGTTGTGGAGTATCAGTAA
- a CDS encoding fimbria/pilus periplasmic chaperone has protein sequence MKLNNKLRITTILVTALMAQQATAAIALDRTRAILNGGDKSISLNISNQNKELPYLAQGWIEDEQGNKINSPLTVVPPVQRVEPGAMSQLKVQTLPAVNQLAQDRETLFYFNLREIPPRSDKPNTLQIALQTRIKLFYRPVGIVPQKADMSTPWQEKLQLTRQGDRYQVNNPTPYYITLVDASESKNGKTAAGFKPLMIAPKAQGMLDVSAAALGSKPVLTYVNDFGGRPKLVFGCTGSTCSVVESIK, from the coding sequence ATGAAATTGAATAACAAACTGCGTATCACCACGATTCTGGTGACGGCACTTATGGCTCAGCAAGCAACAGCAGCGATTGCACTGGATAGAACCCGGGCCATTCTTAATGGCGGCGATAAGTCCATCAGCTTGAATATCAGCAACCAGAATAAGGAATTGCCTTATCTGGCGCAGGGTTGGATTGAAGATGAGCAGGGTAACAAGATCAATTCACCGTTGACGGTGGTTCCACCGGTTCAGCGGGTAGAACCCGGTGCGATGAGCCAGTTAAAAGTACAAACCTTGCCGGCAGTGAACCAGTTGGCGCAAGACCGGGAAACCTTGTTCTATTTTAACTTGCGCGAAATTCCACCGCGCTCGGACAAGCCCAATACTTTGCAAATTGCTTTGCAAACGCGCATCAAACTTTTCTACCGCCCAGTGGGCATCGTGCCCCAAAAGGCGGATATGTCGACACCTTGGCAGGAAAAGTTACAACTGACTCGTCAGGGCGATCGTTATCAGGTTAATAACCCGACCCCGTATTACATCACGCTGGTCGATGCCAGTGAGAGCAAAAACGGGAAAACAGCAGCGGGCTTCAAGCCACTCATGATTGCGCCAAAAGCGCAGGGTATGTTGGATGTCAGCGCTGCCGCATTGGGTAGCAAACCGGTGTTGACTTATGTCAATGATTTTGGTGGTCGGCCAAAATTGGTATTTGGTTGCACGGGTAGCACGTGTTCTGTGGTTGAAAGCATCAAGTAA
- a CDS encoding DUF4762 family protein, giving the protein MKKMNMAEANTIVGGTGVTCKDTYEWLSGSTTLTCQAVTTCTDKHGKVTSRTATASNIANCK; this is encoded by the coding sequence ATGAAAAAAATGAACATGGCTGAAGCAAATACAATCGTTGGCGGTACTGGTGTAACTTGTAAAGATACTTACGAGTGGTTGTCAGGTAGTACTACTTTGACTTGCCAGGCTGTTACTACTTGTACTGACAAACACGGTAAAGTGACTAGCCGTACAGCTACAGCTAGCAACATTGCTAACTGCAAATAA
- a CDS encoding fimbrial protein, with protein sequence MKNRSLISGCSIAAVLTLSSPLAYAEDMLFTGTLINPAPCVINGGKIIDVPFGENLGVNKIDGINYTQTVPYSITCETVSSSLELGLTIVSASVATFDPAAIQTDVRDLGIRILKNGVSFPLNTRVAYDKNNPPVLKAVPIKATGATLSEGSFEATATLLVDYQ encoded by the coding sequence ATGAAAAATAGATCACTGATATCGGGCTGTTCCATAGCGGCTGTACTGACATTGAGTAGCCCACTGGCGTATGCGGAAGACATGCTATTCACGGGAACATTAATTAATCCCGCCCCTTGTGTGATTAATGGGGGGAAAATTATAGATGTGCCTTTCGGGGAAAATCTGGGCGTAAATAAGATTGATGGCATCAATTACACCCAAACAGTGCCTTACAGCATAACCTGTGAAACGGTCAGTAGTAGTTTGGAATTGGGTCTAACGATCGTAAGTGCATCTGTTGCTACATTTGATCCCGCAGCGATACAAACTGATGTTAGGGATTTGGGTATCCGTATACTGAAAAATGGCGTTTCTTTTCCGCTGAATACCCGTGTTGCTTATGACAAAAATAACCCGCCGGTGCTGAAAGCCGTTCCTATTAAGGCCACGGGCGCAACATTAAGTGAAGGCAGTTTTGAGGCCACCGCTACATTATTAGTGGATTATCAATAG
- a CDS encoding efflux RND transporter periplasmic adaptor subunit: protein MRIKMTNKKLRLSLALLLLLIIGGGIALSLSGSQQDTPPRTETIGRGDIEKYVMATGSLKPSLQVNVGAQVNGQLTKLYVKQGDRVTRGQLLAEIDPTLQQNELRKSEAELQSALAQKQVAQALLRQYQLEFRRQQTLVAENAGVKSALEKAQAQYESQLAQLRVNEALIEQSQVARETAKANLAFTRIMAPIDGEVLGIVTKEGQTIVSSQTAPTILVLANVDTMTVNTRISETDILKVSVGQPLWFYVVADPERRYESQMGAIQAASTDSLREDSAVPQTNQQPSAVYYNGIFNIANSERLLRTSMTAQVFIITAQAKNVLRVPLAALGEQQADKRYRVLVSKNSSSKNGVSKDPQTMVRWVLLGLRNDQYAEVKEGLEPGEQVVLMGTPSGANNAH, encoded by the coding sequence ATGCGTATCAAGATGACGAACAAGAAACTGCGTTTATCGCTGGCATTACTGTTGCTGCTGATTATCGGCGGCGGGATTGCGCTGTCATTATCGGGCAGTCAGCAGGATACCCCGCCGCGCACCGAAACCATTGGGCGCGGTGATATTGAAAAGTACGTCATGGCGACCGGCAGTTTAAAACCGTCATTACAGGTTAATGTGGGCGCGCAGGTTAACGGGCAGTTAACCAAACTTTATGTCAAACAGGGCGACCGCGTGACCCGTGGCCAACTGTTGGCAGAGATTGACCCAACCTTGCAGCAGAATGAATTGCGCAAGTCAGAAGCCGAATTACAAAGTGCGCTGGCGCAAAAACAAGTGGCGCAAGCCCTGTTACGCCAATATCAGTTGGAGTTCCGCCGTCAGCAAACATTGGTAGCGGAAAACGCTGGCGTGAAAAGTGCGTTAGAGAAAGCGCAGGCGCAATACGAGAGCCAGCTGGCGCAATTACGCGTTAATGAAGCTTTGATTGAGCAAAGTCAGGTCGCGCGGGAAACGGCAAAGGCTAATTTAGCTTTTACGCGGATTATGGCGCCGATTGACGGCGAAGTATTGGGCATCGTCACCAAAGAGGGGCAAACCATTGTTTCCTCGCAGACGGCACCGACCATTCTGGTGCTGGCGAATGTCGATACCATGACAGTCAACACCCGTATTTCAGAAACCGACATTCTTAAAGTCAGTGTTGGCCAACCATTATGGTTCTATGTGGTGGCTGATCCCGAGCGCCGCTATGAGAGCCAGATGGGGGCTATCCAAGCGGCTTCTACCGACAGTTTGCGCGAAGACAGCGCTGTGCCACAGACTAACCAGCAACCCTCTGCGGTTTATTACAATGGCATATTCAATATCGCCAACAGTGAGCGGCTATTGCGCACCTCAATGACTGCGCAAGTATTCATTATTACTGCACAGGCAAAAAATGTGCTTCGGGTGCCACTGGCCGCTCTTGGTGAACAACAGGCGGATAAGCGCTATCGCGTTCTGGTAAGTAAAAATAGCAGCAGTAAAAACGGGGTGAGCAAAGATCCGCAGACCATGGTGCGTTGGGTGTTGCTCGGCTTGCGTAATGACCAATATGCCGAAGTGAAAGAGGGGCTGGAGCCGGGTGAACAGGTGGTGTTAATGGGGACGCCGTCGGGAGCTAACAATGCACATTAA
- a CDS encoding MacB family efflux pump subunit: MHINAVHTADATHDPLIQLKGIYRHFTSGTESVAVLKNISLSIHSGEMVAIIGASGSGKSTLMNIIGCLDKPTQGEMSIHSIPTRQASSEQLAQLRSQYIGFIFQRYHLMPYLTAMENVVIPALYTAMTTAERQERAAYLLRRLGLGQHLLHKPAQLSGGQQQRVSIARALMNGAGIILADEPTGALDSASGQELMGILHGLHQSGHTIIIVTHDRNIANQAQRIIEISDGEIIADRNNEAIGTTAIHAALPSPVATGRPHWWLSVREAIKMAWRALLGHRIRAFLSMLGIIIGISSVVSSMAVGEGARQEILSEISQLGISNMEIRPGLGWDKPRPDFERALSVADVELLSSQPYVENLSPVVSKMVTAIHGDKQVAIMLSGVGQGFFKASGLNIIAGDSLTQHHVNAREPVVILQPELRDTLFAAGQNPIGEIVQLDGIPLRVIGVAKRAGSSYGGLLAAWMPYTSLTERISGDIPLESIAVQIGENYSLNEVQRDIEKVLDRAHGQRDFFILSNDQMSKAIQKTSDSMTLLITSIAAISLLVGGVGVMNIMLVSVTERTHEIGIRLSVGARPSDIMTQFLIEAVVICTLGGLIGIIGSALAGVVFSWVTQEFTMIFTWPPLVMACSFSALIGLGFGFFPARNAARLHPTEALARE; encoded by the coding sequence ATGCACATTAATGCTGTTCATACCGCGGATGCTACCCATGACCCTTTGATTCAACTCAAGGGGATTTATCGTCATTTTACTTCTGGCACAGAATCGGTGGCGGTGCTTAAGAATATTTCACTGTCAATTCACAGTGGTGAAATGGTGGCGATTATTGGTGCTTCCGGCTCGGGTAAATCGACGCTGATGAATATCATCGGCTGTCTGGATAAACCGACGCAGGGTGAGATGTCAATCCACAGCATCCCGACGCGGCAGGCCAGCAGTGAACAATTGGCGCAATTACGCAGCCAATATATTGGTTTTATTTTTCAGCGCTATCATCTGATGCCGTATCTGACGGCAATGGAGAATGTGGTGATCCCGGCACTTTATACCGCGATGACCACTGCCGAGCGTCAGGAGCGTGCCGCTTATTTGTTACGCCGTCTGGGGCTGGGCCAGCATTTGTTGCACAAACCGGCGCAGTTGTCGGGTGGGCAACAGCAGCGGGTGAGTATTGCCCGTGCGCTGATGAATGGTGCCGGTATTATTCTGGCCGATGAGCCGACTGGCGCACTCGACAGTGCCAGCGGGCAGGAACTGATGGGCATTTTGCACGGCCTGCACCAATCCGGTCACACCATTATTATCGTGACTCATGACCGCAATATCGCCAATCAAGCGCAGCGTATCATTGAGATTAGTGACGGTGAAATTATTGCGGATCGCAATAATGAGGCCATCGGCACAACGGCCATCCACGCCGCATTGCCCAGCCCGGTTGCCACTGGCCGCCCACATTGGTGGCTGAGTGTGAGAGAAGCTATCAAGATGGCGTGGCGGGCACTACTTGGTCACCGAATTCGTGCCTTTTTATCCATGCTTGGCATCATTATCGGTATTTCCTCGGTGGTTTCTTCCATGGCGGTTGGGGAAGGCGCACGTCAGGAAATCCTCAGTGAAATCAGCCAGCTGGGTATCAGTAATATGGAAATTCGGCCAGGACTCGGTTGGGATAAACCGCGCCCTGATTTCGAGCGCGCCCTCAGTGTGGCGGATGTCGAGTTACTCAGCAGCCAGCCCTATGTCGAGAACCTATCGCCAGTGGTCAGTAAAATGGTGACGGCGATCCACGGGGACAAACAGGTGGCTATCATGCTATCTGGTGTCGGCCAGGGATTTTTCAAGGCGAGCGGGCTGAATATTATCGCCGGCGATAGCCTGACTCAACACCATGTTAATGCCCGCGAGCCGGTGGTCATTTTGCAACCTGAGCTGCGCGATACCCTGTTTGCTGCCGGGCAAAATCCAATTGGCGAAATTGTCCAATTGGACGGCATTCCATTGCGGGTGATTGGTGTTGCCAAGCGCGCTGGTTCGTCCTATGGCGGATTATTGGCGGCCTGGATGCCCTATACCTCTCTGACTGAACGTATTTCGGGTGATATTCCGCTGGAATCTATTGCTGTGCAGATTGGTGAAAACTACAGCCTGAATGAAGTGCAGCGCGATATTGAAAAGGTGCTGGACCGGGCCCATGGTCAGCGGGACTTTTTCATCCTGAGTAATGACCAGATGAGTAAAGCCATTCAGAAAACTTCTGACTCGATGACGTTGCTGATCACCTCGATTGCTGCGATTTCACTGCTAGTGGGCGGTGTGGGCGTGATGAATATCATGTTGGTGTCGGTGACCGAGCGCACCCATGAAATCGGTATTCGCCTGTCGGTAGGTGCCCGCCCGAGCGACATCATGACTCAGTTCCTGATTGAGGCAGTGGTGATTTGTACTCTCGGTGGCCTGATTGGCATTATAGGCTCCGCATTGGCAGGGGTGGTTTTTTCGTGGGTGACTCAAGAGTTCACCATGATTTTCACCTGGCCACCGTTAGTGATGGCATGCAGTTTCTCTGCACTTATCGGGTTAGGTTTTGGCTTTTTCCCGGCGCGCAATGCCGCTCGTTTGCACCCCACTGAGGCATTGGCACGAGAATGA